One genomic segment of Mytilus trossulus isolate FHL-02 chromosome 4, PNRI_Mtr1.1.1.hap1, whole genome shotgun sequence includes these proteins:
- the LOC134714311 gene encoding transmembrane matrix receptor MUP-4-like yields MTRTSGWFTGMILFSSVYYVSCGHFCERQSQYQYDTCLSGGYGCEDYTTYRKVICCDGWEGYTCDVPICDPPCNGGETCYGPGTCRCSNKTVEGVCSGYACFPPCQHDGECYEQNRCSCRPGYAGDFCDVSPSDIIFVVDDSGSVGHDHFRVTMEYLANAVNRLPVRYDLVRIGMALFSGSARKIFDLDDHFTKEHITDAILKTSFGSGGTNIDGALGYTCENMFQLESGDRTHVQNILVLITDGQSSEVNKHGLLKCNNKNVTIIGIGIGSNIDEDQLRYLVSKPEYYFDTTYDNLDTTLPKLIETITDFCPPGCKNGGTCISRGKCQCPNGYAGLLCETKVTCSPGCKNNGTCYNTNRCRCLVGYRGDVCTIPICNPECKNNGTCSEPDICICEKGYEGGVCEVNQNSRSAYILSGSPVFLLLTFCILKVLSLF; encoded by the exons ACATTTTTGTGAAAGACAAAGCCAATACCAGTATGACACTTGTCTTTCGGGTGGTTACGG GTGTGAAGATTACACAACTTACAGAAAAGTCATTTGCTGCGATGGATGGGAAGGATATACTTGCGATGTTC CCATATGTGATCCTCCCTGTAACGGTGGTGAAACCTGCTATGGTCCTGGTACATGTCGCTGTTCAAACAAAACTGTAGAAGGAGTATGTTCTGGTT ATGCGTGTTTTCCGCCTTGTCAACACGACGGGGAATGTTATGAACAAAATAGATGTTCCTGTCGACCAGGTTATGCGGGTGATTTCTGTGATGTTAGTC CATCTGATATTATATTTGTGGTAGACGACTCGGGTAGTGTCGGACATGATCATTTCCGTGTAACCATGGAGTATCTTGCCAATGCTGTTAATAGACTTCCTGTTAGATATGACTTAGTACGTATTGGAATGGCTTTATTCAGTGGCTCTGCTAGAAAAATCTTTGACCTCGATGATCATTTCACAAAAGAACACATAACAGACGCTATATTGAAAACATCTTTTGGAAGTGGCGGAACAAATATTGATGGTGCTCTTGGTTACACTTGTGAAAATATGTTTCAACTCGAGTCAGGAGATCGAACCCATGTCCAGAATATATTAGTGTTGATAACTGATGGGCAGTCATCAGAGGTAAACAAACATGGACTgttaaaatgtaacaacaaAAACGTAACAATAATTGGAATAGGAATTGGTAGCAACATTGATGAAGATCAACTTAGATATTTAGTCTCCAAACCGGAGTATTACTTTGATACAACCTACGATAACCTAGATACAACTTTGCCAAAACTTATAGAAACTATAACAG atttttgtcCACCAGGATGTAAAAATGGCGGTACTTGCATTTCTCGAGGAAAATGTCAATGTCCAAATGGATATGCAGGATTGCTTTGTGAAACGAAGG tgaCATGCAGTCCAGGATGCAAGAACAACGGAACATGTTACAACACGAACAGATGCAGATGTCTCGTTGGTTATAGAGGAGATGTGTGTACGATTC CTATCTGCAATCCTGAATGTAAGAACAATGGAACTTGTTCTGAACCTGACATATGTATTTGTGAAAAGGGATACGAAGGAGGCGTGTGTGAAGTGAATC AAAACTCAAGATCTGCATACATTCTGAGTGGGTCgcctgtttttcttttattaacgTTTTGCATATTGAAAGTATTGAGCTTATTTTGA